In a single window of the Methanobacterium sp. genome:
- the nadA gene encoding quinolinate synthase, whose product MLNHLQKEIIQLKEEKNAIILAHNYQTEDIQEIADFMGDSLELCIKASEIEDKDMVVFCGVDFMAETAAILNPDKKILIPDTQAECPMAHMLPASEVRKAKQRFRDAAVVLYVNTLAEAKAEADILCTSSNAVKIVESLDEDRILFGPDMNLASYVSGFTDKEIIPIPEGGHCYVHKMFTGDIFFLREKYPDAEILVHPECNPEIQEMADYVLSTGGMVNHVKESSKKTFIIGTEVDMVTRLRRENPDKTILPALSEAICETMKLHTLEKVKNSLLNEEFVVKVDEEIADKARSAVERMIEVSKR is encoded by the coding sequence ATGTTAAACCATCTGCAAAAGGAAATTATACAGCTAAAAGAAGAGAAAAATGCAATTATACTGGCCCATAACTACCAAACAGAGGATATACAGGAAATTGCAGATTTTATGGGCGATTCTCTTGAACTTTGTATAAAGGCATCAGAAATAGAAGATAAGGATATGGTAGTTTTCTGCGGTGTTGATTTCATGGCAGAAACTGCAGCAATATTAAATCCTGATAAAAAAATATTGATTCCAGATACTCAGGCGGAATGTCCAATGGCTCATATGCTCCCTGCAAGCGAAGTTAGAAAAGCTAAACAAAGATTTAGAGATGCAGCAGTTGTTTTATATGTTAATACTCTTGCAGAGGCAAAAGCAGAGGCAGATATTCTATGCACTTCATCAAATGCAGTAAAAATTGTGGAGAGTCTTGATGAGGACAGAATACTCTTTGGACCGGATATGAACCTTGCATCATATGTATCTGGCTTTACAGATAAGGAAATAATTCCTATTCCTGAAGGAGGGCACTGTTATGTCCATAAAATGTTTACAGGAGATATCTTCTTTTTAAGGGAGAAATATCCTGATGCAGAGATACTTGTACATCCTGAGTGCAATCCTGAAATCCAGGAAATGGCAGATTATGTTTTAAGCACTGGTGGCATGGTTAATCATGTCAAAGAGTCATCTAAAAAAACATTCATAATTGGAACTGAGGTGGATATGGTAACCCGACTTAGACGGGAAAATCCAGATAAAACCATACTTCCAGCATTATCAGAAGCCATATGTGAAACCATGAAGCTTCACACCCTTGAAAAAGTTAAAAATTCTCTTTTAAATGAAGAATTTGTAGTAAAAGTGGATGAAGAAATCGCTGATAAAGCAAGAAGTGCTGTAGAACGAATGATTGAAGTATCCAAGCGTTAA
- the mtnP gene encoding S-methyl-5'-thioadenosine phosphorylase, translating into MIGIIGGTGIYEIVEMGDRIETRVIETPYGKSPEINIFKLNDKDVAFMPRHAKGHEYPPHMINYRANLYAMGQLGVQRIIATNAVGSLEISIKPGDLLVPNDFLDFTKLRQSTFYDKKTVHIDITEPYCHDLRNYLISAGDVVDKGVYVCTEGPRFETAAEIKMFKQLGGSVVGMTGIPEAILARELQICYASVCMVSNYAASISPTKLTIKEVFEIVEDKKEDLVNLIYNAIARTPAERECPCKYALVGAEVDEV; encoded by the coding sequence TGGAACAGGTATATACGAAATAGTTGAAATGGGGGACAGAATCGAAACCAGGGTAATTGAAACACCCTATGGAAAGTCTCCAGAAATTAATATATTCAAATTAAATGATAAAGATGTTGCATTCATGCCAAGACATGCTAAAGGACATGAATATCCTCCTCATATGATAAATTACAGGGCTAATTTATATGCAATGGGGCAGCTGGGCGTTCAAAGGATAATAGCTACTAATGCTGTGGGTTCTCTTGAAATATCCATTAAACCTGGTGATTTATTAGTTCCCAATGATTTTCTCGATTTTACAAAATTAAGGCAGAGCACATTTTATGATAAAAAGACAGTTCATATTGATATTACTGAACCTTACTGTCATGATTTAAGAAATTATTTGATTTCAGCAGGTGATGTGGTGGATAAGGGGGTTTATGTTTGTACTGAAGGCCCAAGATTTGAAACAGCAGCTGAAATAAAAATGTTCAAGCAGCTTGGAGGTAGTGTGGTTGGAATGACTGGAATACCTGAAGCTATACTTGCAAGAGAACTTCAAATATGTTATGCCAGTGTTTGCATGGTATCAAATTATGCTGCATCGATATCTCCCACAAAACTAACGATAAAAGAAGTATTTGAGATTGTCGAGGATAAAAAAGAGGATTTAGTTAATCTGATCTACAATGCTATAGCCAGAACTCCTGCAGAAAGAGAATGTCCATGTAAATATGCTCTGGTTGGCGCAGAGGTAGATGAAGTTTAA